One Microbacterium marinum genomic window carries:
- a CDS encoding TraR/DksA family transcriptional regulator, which produces MPADDPAARLAERERELTALLARLDADDASLRADRADATADDEHDPEGSTLSGEWQRVAAVRSATQRELDDVRAALALVAAGTYGVCERCGEPIPVARLEARPQATRCVACASLL; this is translated from the coding sequence ATGCCCGCCGACGACCCCGCCGCCCGGCTCGCAGAACGCGAGCGCGAGCTGACCGCGCTCCTGGCTCGGCTGGACGCGGACGACGCGTCGCTCCGCGCCGATCGAGCGGATGCCACGGCCGACGACGAGCACGACCCGGAAGGGTCCACGCTGTCGGGTGAGTGGCAGCGCGTCGCGGCGGTCCGTTCGGCGACGCAGCGGGAACTCGACGACGTGCGCGCTGCGCTCGCGCTCGTCGCGGCGGGCACCTACGGCGTGTGTGAGCGCTGCGGCGAGCCGATCCCGGTCGCCCGTCTCGAGGCGCGTCCGCAGGCCACGCGGTGCGTCGCCTGCGCATCGCTCCTCTGA
- a CDS encoding FAD-dependent monooxygenase has product MQFHHHGYVSGDPRVAPAAGTGLDRPADLPDEMDVLIVGSGPAGMLLAAQMSQFPSVTTRIIERRDGRLPLGQADGIQPRSVETFQAFGFAERIVAEAYNIAYMNFWGPDPADPSRIVRTTRTEDYALKISEFPHLIVNQARVLDYFAEAAAQGPARITPDYGVEFVGLSRDDEQEYPVAVRVRHTVGARAGEERTIRAKYVVGCDGARSGVREAIGRKHVGEFAAHAWGVMDVLVNTDFPDWRTKCAINAQAGNILHIPREGGYLSRMYIDLGEVADTDNRAVRATPIEAIIGKANDILHPYSIDVKQVAWHSVYEVGHRVTDRFDDVEDGDGRTPRVFLTGDACHTHSAKAGQGMNVSMQDGFNLGWKLGHVLTGLAPESLLSTYSAERQPVAQQLIDFDREWSSLMARKPGEISDPQELSTYYLATAEFPSGFMTQYGASAIVGDDGHQALAAGFPLGKRFTSVEVTRVSDGNVVHLGHHARADGRWRVYAFADADATALADWAARMTAPDSPLSRATPAGADVDAVFDVKVIYPQSYDAVDIAAVPGLFLPKTGPLGLTDWEKVFAAGPSGWNTVDIFTERQIDRAGVVVVVRPDQYVAAVLPLSAPDELTAFLDGAVHIPAKENSAV; this is encoded by the coding sequence ATGCAGTTCCACCACCACGGCTACGTCTCCGGCGACCCGCGCGTCGCGCCCGCCGCCGGCACCGGCCTCGACCGGCCCGCCGACCTGCCCGACGAGATGGACGTCCTCATCGTGGGATCAGGGCCCGCCGGCATGCTCCTGGCTGCGCAGATGTCGCAGTTCCCGTCGGTCACCACGCGCATCATCGAGCGCCGCGACGGGCGCCTGCCGCTCGGCCAGGCCGACGGCATCCAGCCACGCAGCGTCGAGACCTTCCAGGCGTTCGGATTCGCGGAGCGCATCGTCGCCGAGGCCTACAACATCGCGTACATGAACTTCTGGGGCCCCGACCCCGCCGACCCGTCGCGCATCGTGCGCACCACCCGCACCGAGGACTACGCGCTGAAGATCAGCGAGTTCCCGCACCTGATCGTGAACCAGGCACGCGTGCTCGACTACTTCGCCGAGGCCGCGGCACAGGGGCCTGCCCGCATCACCCCCGACTACGGCGTCGAGTTCGTGGGGCTCAGCCGCGACGACGAGCAGGAGTATCCGGTCGCGGTACGCGTGCGCCACACGGTCGGCGCGCGTGCGGGGGAGGAGCGGACGATCCGCGCGAAGTACGTGGTCGGCTGCGACGGTGCCCGCAGCGGCGTGCGCGAGGCGATCGGCCGCAAGCACGTCGGCGAGTTCGCGGCGCACGCCTGGGGCGTCATGGATGTGCTCGTGAACACGGACTTCCCGGATTGGCGCACGAAGTGCGCGATCAACGCGCAGGCCGGCAACATCCTCCACATCCCCCGGGAGGGCGGGTACCTCAGCCGTATGTACATCGACCTCGGCGAGGTCGCCGACACCGACAACCGCGCGGTGCGGGCGACGCCGATCGAGGCGATCATCGGCAAGGCGAACGACATCCTGCACCCCTACTCGATCGACGTGAAGCAGGTCGCGTGGCACAGCGTGTACGAGGTGGGGCACAGGGTGACCGACCGCTTCGACGATGTGGAGGACGGCGACGGACGGACGCCGCGGGTCTTCCTCACCGGCGACGCCTGCCACACGCACAGCGCGAAGGCCGGCCAGGGCATGAACGTGTCGATGCAAGACGGATTCAACCTCGGGTGGAAGCTCGGCCACGTGCTCACCGGCCTCGCCCCCGAGTCGCTGCTGTCGACGTACTCCGCCGAACGGCAGCCGGTGGCGCAGCAGCTCATCGACTTCGACCGCGAGTGGTCGTCGCTGATGGCGCGCAAGCCCGGTGAGATCTCCGACCCGCAGGAGCTGTCGACCTACTACCTTGCTACCGCCGAGTTCCCCTCCGGTTTCATGACGCAGTACGGTGCCTCCGCGATCGTCGGTGACGACGGGCATCAGGCACTCGCCGCAGGCTTCCCGCTCGGCAAGCGCTTCACGTCGGTCGAGGTGACGCGCGTAAGCGACGGCAACGTCGTGCATCTCGGCCATCACGCCCGTGCCGACGGGCGGTGGCGCGTGTACGCCTTCGCCGACGCGGATGCCACCGCGCTCGCCGACTGGGCGGCACGGATGACGGCGCCCGATTCGCCGCTGTCGCGGGCAACGCCCGCGGGCGCCGACGTCGACGCCGTGTTCGACGTGAAGGTGATCTATCCGCAGTCCTACGACGCGGTCGACATCGCGGCGGTGCCCGGCCTCTTCCTGCCGAAGACGGGGCCGCTCGGGCTCACCGACTGGGAGAAGGTGTTCGCCGCGGGACCGAGCGGGTGGAACACCGTCGATATCTTCACCGAGCGCCAGATCGACCGGGCCGGCGTGGTGGTCGTCGTCCGGCCAGACCAGTACGTCGCCGCGGTGCTGCCGCTGTCGGCCCCCGACGAGCTCACCGCCTTCCTCGATGGCGCGGTGCACATCCCCGCGAAGGAGAACTCGGCTGTGTGA
- a CDS encoding ABC transporter ATP-binding protein: protein MTAVIEVKNLTKRYREKTAVDDISFTIERDSIYGLLGRNGAGKTTVMSILTAQNFPTSGDVRVFGEAPYENAGVLRRMCFVRESQKYPDDATPLHAFRIARLFYPNWDQPLAERLIAEFQLPVKQRIKKLSRGQLSAVGVIIGIAARAEITFFDEPYLGLDAVARQIFYDRLLEDYAEHPRTIILSSHLIDEVSNLLEKVIVIDGGQIVMDEDTESVRDRAATILGDSAAVEAFVADREVIHRESLGRVTSVTVLGALTSSDRAALAASGLDVAPVSLQQLIVRQTQHAAPADEGALR from the coding sequence ATGACCGCCGTCATCGAGGTGAAGAACCTCACCAAGCGCTACCGCGAGAAGACCGCGGTGGACGACATCTCGTTCACGATCGAGAGGGACTCGATCTACGGACTCCTCGGGCGCAACGGCGCCGGCAAGACGACCGTCATGTCGATCCTGACAGCGCAGAACTTCCCCACCAGCGGAGACGTGCGCGTGTTCGGGGAAGCGCCCTACGAGAACGCGGGCGTCCTGCGTCGGATGTGCTTCGTCCGCGAGAGCCAGAAGTACCCTGACGACGCCACCCCGCTGCACGCCTTCCGCATCGCCCGGCTGTTCTACCCCAACTGGGATCAGCCGCTCGCGGAGCGCCTGATCGCCGAGTTCCAGCTCCCCGTGAAACAGCGCATCAAGAAGCTGTCGCGCGGGCAGCTGAGCGCCGTCGGGGTGATCATCGGCATCGCCGCCCGGGCGGAGATCACCTTCTTCGACGAGCCGTATCTGGGTCTGGATGCCGTGGCGCGTCAGATCTTCTACGACCGGCTCCTCGAGGACTACGCCGAGCACCCCCGGACCATCATCCTGTCCAGCCACCTGATCGACGAGGTTTCGAATCTCCTCGAGAAGGTCATCGTCATCGACGGCGGACAGATCGTCATGGACGAGGACACCGAATCGGTGCGCGACCGTGCGGCCACGATCCTCGGCGACAGCGCCGCCGTCGAGGCCTTCGTCGCCGACCGCGAGGTCATCCACCGCGAATCGCTGGGGCGCGTGACGAGCGTCACCGTCCTCGGCGCCTTGACGTCGTCCGACCGCGCCGCGCTGGCGGCATCCGGACTCGATGTCGCACCGGTCTCGCTCCAGCAGCTGATCGTGCGTCAGACCCAGCACGCCGCCCCCGCCGATGAAGGAGCACTGCGATGA
- a CDS encoding ABC transporter permease, whose amino-acid sequence MDGFRIPVGDWARSAVDWIRDNLDWLLTAIATAVGWLVDSLADLLLNAPIVAVIVVLAALALLLRSWQFAVGTVITFVLILAMGQWVNSMQTLALVLVAAVIAVIIAVPLGIAAARSDRLSAGIRPVLDLMQSMPGFVYLIPAIVFFSIGVVPGVVATVIFALPPGVRLTELGIRGVDSETVEAGHAFGATPGQILRGVQLPLAMPSIMTGVNQLIMLALSMAVIAGIAGADGLGKEIVQAMSTVNIAKGVEAGLSVVILAVYLDRLTAALGDLRRQRWSLLGIIARRRAPQSGPPSALTPDADARDQAEIEKASPRRAPVAAGGA is encoded by the coding sequence ATGGATGGGTTCCGCATTCCCGTCGGCGACTGGGCCCGCAGCGCCGTGGACTGGATCCGCGACAACCTCGATTGGCTGCTGACCGCCATCGCGACCGCGGTCGGCTGGCTCGTCGACTCCCTCGCCGATCTGCTGCTCAACGCCCCGATCGTCGCCGTGATCGTCGTGCTCGCCGCCCTGGCACTGCTGCTGCGCTCGTGGCAGTTCGCCGTCGGCACGGTCATCACCTTCGTGCTCATTCTCGCGATGGGGCAGTGGGTCAACTCCATGCAGACCCTCGCGCTGGTGCTCGTCGCAGCGGTCATCGCCGTGATCATCGCGGTGCCGCTCGGCATCGCCGCCGCACGCAGCGACCGGCTCAGCGCCGGCATCCGTCCCGTGCTCGACCTCATGCAGAGCATGCCCGGATTCGTCTACCTCATCCCCGCGATCGTCTTCTTCAGCATCGGCGTCGTGCCGGGCGTCGTGGCGACCGTGATCTTCGCCCTCCCGCCCGGGGTCCGGCTCACCGAGCTCGGCATCCGCGGCGTCGACTCCGAGACCGTCGAAGCAGGTCACGCCTTCGGCGCGACCCCCGGTCAGATCCTGCGGGGCGTGCAGCTCCCGCTCGCGATGCCGAGCATCATGACGGGCGTCAACCAGCTCATCATGCTGGCGCTCTCGATGGCCGTCATCGCCGGCATCGCCGGCGCAGACGGACTCGGCAAGGAGATCGTCCAGGCGATGTCGACCGTCAACATCGCCAAGGGCGTCGAAGCCGGCCTCAGCGTCGTCATCCTCGCCGTCTACCTCGACCGGCTCACGGCGGCCCTGGGCGACCTGCGTCGTCAGCGCTGGTCGCTGCTCGGCATCATCGCACGCCGCCGCGCGCCGCAGAGCGGACCGCCGTCGGCACTCACCCCCGACGCCGACGCGCGTGACCAGGCCGAGATCGAGAAGGCCTCGCCGCGGCGCGCGCCCGTCGCCGCCGGCGGCGCGTGA
- a CDS encoding glycine betaine ABC transporter substrate-binding protein, with protein sequence MNKRHLTGLVALGAAASLTLAGCASGNQAQGGSNEGGDGSLGTITLGYLPSWTDGLSTAYLLEDQLEKIGYTVELEELTEAGPLYTGLAQGDVDIYPSAWPELTHKSYMDEYGDKIEDLGAYYENAKLTIAVPEYVDIDSIEDLADNADRFNGTIYGIEPGAGLTKQTQESMLPEYGLEGDFELVTSSTAAMLTELDSATAAEKDIVVTSWRPFWANEMYGLKDLEDPRGAMGDAEALHFLGTAGFAEEFPEAAEFIAGIKLDDEQYATLEDMVVNEYGEGKEADAVDAWLEANPDAFDTLVAE encoded by the coding sequence ATGAACAAGCGACACCTCACCGGTCTCGTGGCGCTCGGCGCCGCGGCATCCCTCACCCTCGCCGGCTGCGCCAGCGGCAACCAGGCCCAAGGCGGGTCGAACGAAGGCGGCGATGGCAGCCTCGGAACCATCACGCTCGGCTACCTGCCCTCGTGGACCGACGGCCTCAGCACCGCATATCTGCTCGAAGACCAGCTCGAGAAGATCGGCTACACCGTCGAGCTCGAGGAGCTCACGGAGGCCGGTCCGCTGTACACCGGGCTCGCGCAGGGCGACGTCGACATCTACCCGTCGGCATGGCCCGAGCTGACCCACAAGTCGTACATGGACGAGTACGGCGACAAGATCGAGGACCTCGGCGCCTACTACGAGAACGCGAAGCTCACCATCGCGGTGCCGGAGTACGTCGACATCGACTCGATCGAAGACCTCGCCGACAACGCGGACCGCTTCAACGGCACCATCTACGGCATCGAGCCCGGCGCGGGCCTCACTAAGCAGACCCAGGAGTCGATGCTCCCCGAGTACGGCCTCGAGGGCGACTTCGAGCTGGTGACGTCGTCGACGGCGGCCATGCTGACCGAGCTCGACAGTGCGACCGCCGCCGAGAAGGACATCGTCGTGACGTCGTGGCGTCCGTTCTGGGCCAACGAGATGTACGGCCTGAAGGACCTCGAGGACCCGCGCGGCGCCATGGGCGACGCCGAGGCCCTCCACTTCCTGGGCACCGCCGGCTTCGCGGAGGAGTTCCCTGAGGCGGCCGAGTTCATCGCGGGCATCAAGCTCGACGACGAGCAGTACGCGACTCTCGAGGACATGGTCGTCAACGAGTACGGCGAGGGCAAGGAAGCCGACGCGGTCGACGCGTGGCTCGAGGCCAACCCCGACGCGTTCGACACGCTCGTCGCGGAGTGA
- a CDS encoding amidohydrolase has translation MADILAITGGHVVPVVGDSIDGGTVIAVDGVITDVGADIAIPDGARIVDATGSWVLPGLVEAHGHLGVHEDGEGWSGNDTNEMTDPNGARFRALDGIDIEEVGFRDALRGGVTTAVIKPGSGNPIGGRTVAIKTWGGRTVDEQVLRADVSVKSALGENPKRVYGEKKQTPSTRLGVAAVLREAFVGARTYAEKRAAAASKGEPFDRDLTHETLAAVLDGDLAWDQHCHRHDDIATAIRLSEEFGYRLVVNHGTEGHKIADVLAEKGIPVIFGPMLTSRSKVELRDRGIGNLALIAEAGVTVAITTDHPVVPIDQLRLQAILAVSEGLDPKIAPEALTVNPAAILRLDDRVGALEAGRDADIVVWSGDPLAIDSRVERVFIGGRDVVEPTGADDATPRVVERWERFGRTSWRG, from the coding sequence ATGGCTGACATCCTGGCGATCACCGGTGGTCACGTCGTCCCCGTCGTGGGCGACTCGATCGATGGCGGGACGGTGATCGCCGTCGACGGCGTCATCACCGATGTCGGCGCGGACATCGCGATCCCCGACGGCGCGCGCATCGTCGACGCGACCGGAAGCTGGGTGCTCCCTGGGCTCGTCGAGGCGCACGGGCACCTGGGCGTCCACGAGGACGGCGAGGGATGGTCGGGCAACGACACCAATGAGATGACCGATCCGAACGGCGCGCGCTTCCGCGCCCTCGACGGCATCGACATCGAAGAGGTCGGCTTCCGCGACGCGCTGCGCGGCGGTGTGACCACCGCCGTCATCAAGCCCGGTTCCGGGAACCCCATCGGTGGACGCACGGTCGCGATCAAGACCTGGGGCGGGCGCACCGTCGACGAGCAGGTGCTGCGGGCCGACGTGTCCGTCAAGTCAGCGCTGGGCGAGAACCCCAAGCGCGTCTACGGCGAGAAGAAGCAGACACCATCGACGCGTCTCGGTGTGGCCGCGGTCCTCCGCGAGGCATTCGTCGGTGCGCGCACCTACGCCGAGAAGCGTGCAGCGGCAGCCTCGAAGGGCGAGCCGTTCGACCGCGACCTCACCCACGAGACCCTCGCCGCGGTCCTCGACGGCGACCTGGCCTGGGATCAGCACTGCCACCGCCACGACGACATCGCCACCGCCATCCGTCTCTCCGAGGAATTCGGCTATCGGCTCGTCGTCAACCACGGCACCGAGGGCCACAAGATCGCCGACGTCCTCGCCGAGAAGGGGATCCCCGTCATCTTCGGACCGATGCTCACCTCGCGCTCGAAGGTGGAGCTGCGCGACCGCGGCATCGGGAACCTGGCGCTCATCGCCGAGGCCGGCGTGACCGTGGCGATCACGACCGACCACCCCGTCGTGCCGATCGACCAGCTCCGCCTGCAGGCGATCCTCGCCGTGAGCGAGGGCCTGGATCCGAAGATCGCGCCGGAGGCGCTGACCGTCAACCCGGCCGCCATCCTCCGGCTCGACGACCGCGTCGGAGCGCTCGAGGCCGGCCGCGATGCGGACATCGTGGTGTGGTCGGGCGATCCGCTCGCGATCGACTCCCGCGTGGAGCGCGTGTTCATCGGTGGCCGTGACGTCGTCGAGCCCACCGGGGCCGACGACGCCACCCCGCGGGTGGTGGAGCGCTGGGAGCGGTTCGGCCGCACCTCCTGGCGCGGCTGA
- a CDS encoding GntR family transcriptional regulator, whose product MVEEGRPLFVQIAESVEDSIIDGSLSEQDQAPSTNELAAFFRINPATAAKGIAMLTDKGVLIKRRGIGMFVADGARELLLGERRAAFADRYLDPLLAEARKLGLGPDDIARLLQARATTTTTEGTAR is encoded by the coding sequence ATGGTCGAAGAAGGACGCCCGCTCTTCGTGCAGATCGCAGAGAGTGTCGAGGACTCGATCATCGACGGAAGCCTGTCGGAACAGGACCAGGCTCCCTCGACGAACGAGCTCGCCGCCTTCTTCCGCATCAACCCGGCCACAGCTGCGAAGGGGATCGCCATGCTCACCGACAAAGGCGTGCTCATCAAGCGGCGCGGCATCGGCATGTTCGTCGCCGACGGCGCCCGGGAGCTCCTGCTGGGCGAACGACGGGCGGCCTTCGCCGACCGCTATCTCGACCCGCTTCTCGCCGAGGCGCGCAAGCTCGGCCTCGGCCCCGACGACATTGCGCGCCTGCTCCAGGCGCGCGCCACGACCACGACCACGGAAGGAACCGCACGATGA
- a CDS encoding glycine betaine/L-proline ABC transporter ATP-binding protein: protein MTTPAVEAKSLFKVFGRNPAQAVKRLKAGETRDKVKDAGTAAVIDASFTVERGEIFVIMGLSGSGKSTIIRMLNGLHDASGGEVLVHGDPITGIPASRLRGIRRERIAMVFQHFALLPHRTVAANVAYPLELRGTPKAERLAKAEEILELVGLGGWGDKLPSALSGGMQQRVGIARALAADTDILLMDEAFSALDPLIRREMQEQLLELQQKLQKTIVFITHDLNEAMFLGDRIAVMRDGRIVQIGTPEDILTDPANDYVEQFVQDVDRARVLTAANVMERPSSVAVTDNAGPRIALRTMRDNRMAAVYVTDRSRKLLGMVTDRDALKLVRRGQTALSTVLRPVPQAVGRDDVLMDLFVPAAESPLPLAVTDAEGRLVGVIPRITLLTALGPQTTETTEIPVILDPVSRVEIDEALAAVDPSATDSEEVR, encoded by the coding sequence GTGACCACCCCCGCAGTCGAAGCGAAGAGCTTGTTCAAAGTCTTCGGACGCAATCCCGCCCAGGCCGTCAAACGCCTGAAGGCGGGAGAGACCCGAGACAAGGTCAAAGACGCCGGAACCGCCGCCGTCATCGATGCGAGTTTCACCGTCGAGCGCGGCGAGATCTTCGTCATCATGGGGCTCTCCGGCTCGGGCAAGTCCACCATCATCCGCATGTTGAACGGGCTCCACGACGCTTCCGGCGGAGAGGTGCTCGTCCACGGCGACCCGATCACGGGCATCCCGGCCTCTCGTCTGCGCGGCATCCGCCGCGAGCGCATCGCCATGGTGTTCCAGCACTTCGCTCTGCTCCCGCACCGCACGGTCGCCGCCAACGTGGCCTACCCGCTCGAATTGCGCGGCACCCCCAAGGCCGAGCGCCTGGCCAAGGCCGAGGAGATCCTCGAGCTCGTGGGCCTCGGCGGCTGGGGCGACAAGCTCCCCTCGGCGCTGTCGGGAGGCATGCAGCAGCGCGTCGGCATCGCCCGCGCGCTCGCCGCTGACACCGACATCCTCCTGATGGACGAGGCCTTCAGCGCCCTCGACCCGCTCATCCGCCGCGAGATGCAGGAGCAGCTGCTCGAGCTGCAGCAGAAGCTGCAGAAGACGATCGTCTTCATCACCCATGACCTCAACGAGGCGATGTTCCTCGGCGATCGGATCGCCGTCATGCGCGACGGCCGCATCGTGCAGATCGGCACGCCCGAAGACATCCTCACCGACCCCGCCAACGACTACGTCGAGCAGTTCGTCCAGGACGTCGACCGCGCCCGTGTGCTCACCGCCGCCAACGTCATGGAACGGCCGAGCTCGGTCGCCGTCACCGACAACGCCGGGCCCCGCATCGCGTTGCGCACCATGCGGGACAACCGCATGGCCGCCGTCTACGTCACCGATCGCAGCCGCAAGCTCCTGGGCATGGTCACCGACCGTGACGCGCTGAAGCTCGTCCGCCGCGGACAGACCGCCCTCTCGACGGTGCTCCGCCCGGTGCCGCAGGCCGTCGGTCGCGACGACGTGCTCATGGATCTGTTCGTGCCCGCGGCCGAGTCCCCCCTGCCTCTGGCTGTGACGGATGCGGAAGGTCGCCTGGTCGGCGTCATCCCCCGCATCACGCTGCTGACCGCCCTCGGCCCGCAGACCACCGAGACGACCGAGATCCCCGTGATCCTCGACCCCGTCTCCCGTGTCGAGATCGACGAGGCACTCGCTGCCGTCGACCCCTCGGCCACCGACTCCGAGGAGGTGCGCTGA
- the purL gene encoding phosphoribosylformylglycinamidine synthase subunit PurL has product MSTPVTPSVADTVENAIATPEREQPYGALGLKPDEYDRIREILGRRPTSGELAMYSVMWSEHCSYKSSKIYLRRFGDKVSDEMKERLMVGMGQNAGVVDVGEGWAVTFKVESHNHPSYIEPFQGAATGVGGIVRDIISMGARPVAVMDQLRFGAIDDPDTARVVHGVVSGISFYGNCLGLPNIGGETVFDSVYQGNPLVNALAVGVLRHEDIKLANATGAGNKVVLFGARTGGDGIGGASILASDTFADGGPTKRPAVQVGDPFAEKVLIECCLELYKGELVEAIQDLGAAGISCATSELAANGGSGMKVDLEKVLLRDPSLTPEEILMSESQERMMAIVAPEKLDAFLAVVEKWDVETSVLGEVTGDGRLQIFWHGEQIVDVDPSTVAVDGPVYERPVAYPTWIDALQGDSASALERSDDPDTLRTQFLQLLGSPNLADTSWITNQYDYYVMGNTALSFPDDAGMIRVDEESGLGFAIATDCNGRYCQLDPYAGAQLALAEAYRNVAVTGAVPTAVTDCLNFGSPENPEVMWQFGQAVDGLADACFELGVPVTGGNVSFYNQTGDQPIFPTPVVGVLGIIDDVARRIPSGWQDAGENIYLLGTTSTELDGSAWAGTVHGHLGGRPPKVDLAGEKTLAGLLQAARDEMLVSSAHDLSAGGLGQALAEAVSRFGVGARVWLREIMERDGVDAATALFSESTGRVIVSVPREEDVKFRGLCEGRGYPVLRIGVTDPAGDGDEPALEVQGLFTIPASQLRAVSKATLPAAFGEIVDEVPA; this is encoded by the coding sequence GTGAGCACCCCAGTCACCCCCTCCGTCGCAGACACCGTCGAAAACGCCATCGCCACGCCGGAGAGGGAGCAGCCGTACGGCGCGCTCGGGCTGAAGCCCGACGAGTACGACCGCATCCGCGAGATCCTCGGCCGCCGCCCCACTTCGGGCGAGCTGGCGATGTACTCCGTGATGTGGAGCGAGCACTGCTCGTACAAGTCGTCGAAGATCTACCTGCGCCGCTTCGGCGACAAGGTCTCGGACGAGATGAAAGAGCGCCTCATGGTGGGCATGGGGCAGAACGCCGGCGTCGTCGACGTCGGTGAGGGCTGGGCCGTCACCTTCAAGGTCGAGTCGCACAACCACCCCAGCTACATCGAGCCGTTCCAGGGCGCCGCGACCGGCGTCGGCGGCATCGTCCGCGACATCATCTCGATGGGCGCCCGCCCCGTCGCTGTCATGGACCAGCTGCGCTTCGGCGCCATCGACGACCCCGACACGGCGCGCGTCGTCCACGGCGTCGTCAGCGGCATCAGCTTCTACGGCAACTGCCTGGGCCTGCCGAACATCGGCGGCGAGACGGTCTTCGACTCCGTCTACCAGGGCAACCCGCTCGTCAATGCGCTCGCGGTCGGCGTCCTCCGCCACGAGGACATCAAGCTCGCCAACGCGACCGGCGCCGGCAACAAGGTCGTGCTGTTCGGCGCCCGCACCGGCGGCGACGGCATCGGCGGCGCGTCGATCCTGGCATCCGACACCTTCGCCGACGGCGGACCCACCAAGCGTCCCGCCGTCCAGGTCGGCGACCCGTTCGCCGAGAAGGTGCTCATCGAGTGCTGCCTCGAGCTCTACAAGGGCGAGCTGGTCGAGGCCATCCAGGACCTCGGCGCCGCCGGCATCTCCTGTGCGACGAGCGAGCTCGCCGCCAACGGCGGTTCGGGCATGAAGGTCGACCTCGAGAAGGTGCTGCTGCGCGACCCGTCGCTCACGCCGGAGGAGATCCTCATGAGCGAGAGCCAGGAGCGCATGATGGCGATCGTCGCTCCCGAGAAGCTGGACGCCTTCCTCGCCGTCGTCGAGAAGTGGGACGTCGAGACGAGCGTGCTCGGCGAGGTCACCGGCGACGGCCGGCTGCAGATCTTCTGGCACGGCGAGCAGATCGTCGACGTCGACCCCTCGACGGTCGCGGTCGACGGACCGGTCTACGAGCGCCCCGTCGCCTACCCCACGTGGATCGACGCGCTCCAGGGCGACTCGGCGTCGGCGCTCGAGCGGAGCGACGACCCCGACACCCTGCGCACCCAGTTCCTGCAGCTGCTCGGCAGCCCGAACCTGGCCGACACCTCCTGGATCACCAACCAGTACGACTACTACGTGATGGGCAACACCGCCCTCAGCTTCCCCGACGACGCCGGCATGATCCGCGTCGACGAGGAGTCGGGCCTCGGGTTCGCGATCGCGACCGACTGCAACGGCCGCTACTGCCAGCTCGACCCGTACGCGGGTGCGCAGCTCGCCCTCGCCGAGGCGTACCGCAATGTCGCCGTCACCGGCGCCGTGCCCACCGCGGTCACCGACTGCCTCAACTTCGGCAGCCCCGAGAACCCCGAGGTGATGTGGCAGTTCGGGCAGGCCGTCGACGGTCTCGCCGACGCGTGCTTCGAGCTCGGGGTGCCGGTCACCGGCGGCAACGTGTCGTTCTACAACCAGACCGGCGACCAGCCGATCTTCCCGACCCCGGTCGTGGGCGTCCTCGGCATCATCGACGACGTCGCCCGTCGGATCCCCAGCGGCTGGCAGGATGCCGGTGAGAACATCTACCTGCTCGGCACGACGTCCACCGAGCTCGACGGCTCGGCCTGGGCCGGAACCGTCCACGGTCACCTGGGCGGTCGCCCGCCGAAGGTCGACCTCGCCGGCGAGAAGACCCTCGCGGGCCTGCTGCAGGCCGCTCGAGACGAGATGCTCGTCTCGAGCGCGCACGACCTCTCCGCCGGCGGCCTCGGCCAGGCGCTGGCCGAGGCGGTCTCCCGCTTCGGCGTCGGCGCCCGCGTCTGGCTGCGCGAGATCATGGAGCGCGACGGCGTGGACGCCGCGACGGCGCTGTTCAGCGAGTCGACCGGCCGCGTGATCGTCTCGGTGCCTCGCGAGGAGGACGTGAAGTTCCGCGGCCTCTGCGAGGGGCGCGGCTACCCGGTGCTGCGCATCGGCGTGACCGACCCCGCCGGGGACGGCGACGAGCCGGCCCTCGAGGTGCAGGGACTGTTCACGATTCCGGCGTCGCAGCTGCGCGCGGTGTCGAAGGCGACCCTCCCGGCCGCCTTCGGCGAGATCGTCGACGAGGTCCCCGCGTGA